A window of Heptranchias perlo isolate sHepPer1 unplaced genomic scaffold, sHepPer1.hap1 HAP1_SCAFFOLD_134, whole genome shotgun sequence contains these coding sequences:
- the LOC137308589 gene encoding zinc finger protein 239-like: protein MEKPWKCGDCGKGFNSPSELETHRRSHTGERPFTCSVCGKGFTRSSHLLRHQRVHTGERPFTCSVCGEGFTQSSHLLRHQRVHTEERPFTCSVCGEGFTQSSHLLTHQRVHTGERPFTCSLCGEGFYQSSHLLTHQRVHTGERPFTCSVCGKGFTQSVHLQAHQRVHTGERPFTCSVCGKGFTRSSTLLTHQRVHTGEKPFTCSVCGEGFTQSSNLQAHQRVHTGERPFTCSVCGKGFPRSSHLLTHQRVHQ, encoded by the coding sequence atggagaaaccgtggaaatgtggggactgtgggaagggattcaattccccgtctgagctggaaactcatcgacgcagtcacaccggggagaggccgttcacctgctccgtgtgcgggaagggattcactcggtcatcccacctgctgagacaccagcgagttcacaccggggagaggccgttcacctgctccgtgtgcggggagggattcactcagtcatcccacctgctgagacaccagcgagttcacactgaggagaggccattcacctgctccgtttgtggggagggattcactcagtcatcccacctactgacacaccagcgagttcacaccggggagaggccgttcacctgctccctgtgtgggGAGGGATTCtatcagtcatcccacctgctgacacaccagcgagttcacaccggggagaggccgttcacctgctccgtgtgcgggaagggattcactcagtcagtcCATCTGcaggcacaccagcgagttcacaccggggagaggccgttcacctgctccgtgtgtgggaagggattcactcgttcatccaccctgctgacacaccagcgagttcacaccggggagaagccgttcacctgctctgtgtgtggggagggattcactcagtcctcCAACCTGcaggcacaccagcgagttcacaccggggagaggccgttcacctgctccgtgtgcgggaagggattccctCGGTCGTCCCAcctgttgacacaccagcgagttcaccagTGA